A genomic window from Triticum urartu cultivar G1812 chromosome 7, Tu2.1, whole genome shotgun sequence includes:
- the LOC125525174 gene encoding pentatricopeptide repeat-containing protein At5g15300-like yields MGYARKVFDGIPHPDLFMHNVMVRGYAHGGAPAAAFVLYRRIGAASLRPDAFTFCYLLRASAGLPGSCAGYQVHGVVLKLGFLSDAFVRNAVINMHAKCGDLQVASALLDEAGEGDVVAWSAVIAGHAARGDLGIARQLFDDCRHKDLVCWNVMVAAYAKHGEMEKARELIDRAPETDVVSWNTIITGYAAKGMLKEALDVLDEMKCAGWMPDEATIVSLLSCCANLGSLDTGRMIHSLHLEGRPCTSIVLGNALVSMYAKCGDLQAALEVFSRTKERDVWTWNSIIGGLAFHGQAEQSIHFFNKMLQEGMCPNAISFLCVLGACSHAGLVEDGQRYFSLMKDRYKIEQNAKHYSCIVDMLGRAGLLDEAFAILSSMRCEPSAVIWRTLLGACKTTGMQPWQTCQGEASKNE; encoded by the coding sequence ATGGGCTACGCCCGCAAAGTGTTTGACGGAATCCCCCACCCGGACCTCTTCATGCACAACGTCATGGTCCGCGGCTACGCGCACGGCGGCGCGCCCGCCGCGGCCTTCGTTTTGTACCGACGCATCGGGGCGGCGAGCCTGAGGCCCGACGCCTTCACGTTCTGCTACCTCCTCCGGGCCAGCGCTGGCTTGCCGGGTTCCTGCGCCGGGTACCAGGTCCACGGCGTCGTCCTGAAGCTGGGCTTCTTGAGTGACGCGTTCGTGAGGAATGCGGTCATCAACATGCACGCCAAGTGCGGGGATTTGCAGGTGGCCAGCGCGCTTCTTGATGAGGCCGGCGAGGGGGATGTCGTGGCGTGGTCGGCTGTCATAGCGGGGCATGCCGCTAGAGGTGACTTGGGCATTGCACGCCAACTGTTTGATGATTGTCGGCACAAAGACTTGGTGTGTTGGAATGTGATGGTGGCAGCGTATGCTAAGCATGGGGAGATGGAGAAGGCGAGGGAGCTGATTGACCGTGCGCCAGAGACAGATGTGGTTTCGTGGAACACGATTATCACTGGGTACGCCGCGAAGGGGATGCTGAAGGAAGCACTGGatgtgcttgatgaaatgaagtGTGCTGGCTGGATGCCTGATGAGGCCACTATTGTTAGCTTGCTTTCCTGTTGTGCGAACTTAGGGTCGCTTGACACAGGGAGGATGATACATTCATTACACTTGGAAGGTAGACCATGTACAAGTATTGTTCTTGGaaatgcattggtatcaatgtaTGCAAAGTGCGGAGATCTGCAGGCTGCATTGGAAGTCTTTAGCAGGACGAAGGAGAGGGATGTTTGGACATGGAACTCAATCATCGGCGGGCTGGCCTTCCATGGGCAAGCAGAACAGTCCATCCACTTCTTCAATAAAATGCTTCAAGAAGGAATGTGCCCAAATGCTATTTCTTTCCTCTGTGTTCTCGGTGCATGCAGTCATGCCGGATTAGTTGAAGATGGTCAGAGATATTTCTCTTTGATGAAAGACAGGTACAAGATCGAGCAAAATGCAAAGCACTACAGTTGCATAGTGGATATGCTTGGCCGTGCAGGCTTACTGGATGAAGCATTTGCAATTCTGAGCAGCATGAGGTGTGAACCTAGTGCAGTCATATGGAGGACTCTGCTTGGTGCCTGCAAGACCACGGGAATGCAGCCTTGGCAAACTTGCCAGGGAGAGGCttctaaaaatgaatga
- the LOC125518572 gene encoding casparian strip membrane protein 2 — MDSGEQGETSKAPLSRGVSKGVSMLDLILRVIAVIGTLASAIAMGTTNETLPLFTPFIQFKARYSDLPALTFFVVANSIVSAYLILSLPLSIVHIIRSGAKYSRLLLINFLVFLVKAMLALVTAASSAATAIVYLAHKGNVRANWLAICQQLDSFCERTSGSLVGSFGAMVLLILLILLSAMALARR; from the exons ATGGACTCCGGCGAGCAGGGTGAGACCTCCAAGGCCCCCCTCAGCAGGGGGGTCAGTAAAGGAGTGTCCATGCTGGACCTCATACTTCGCGTCATTGCGGTCATCGGCACCCTTGCGAGCGCCATTGCCATGGGGACTACCAATGAGACGCTTCCTCTGTTCACGCCGTTCATCCAGTTCAAAGCGCGATACAGCGATCTCCCGGCTCTCAC GTTCTTCGTGGTGGCAAATTCTATTGTGAGCGCCTATCTCATCCTTTCGCTCCCACTGTCAATTGTGCACATAATTAGGAGCGGGGCTAAATATAGCAGGCTG CTACTAATTAATTTCCTTGTCTTTCTTGTGAAGGCAATGCTAGCTCTGGTGACCGCAGCGTCATCTGCAGCAACAGCTATTGTCTACTTAGCACACAAGGGTAATGTCAGGGCAAACTGGCTTGCTATATGCCAGCAGTTGGATTCTTTCTGCGAGCGTACCTCTGGCTCCCTGGTTGGCTCGTTTGGAGCCATGGTTCTGCTGATACTGCTCATCTTACTCTCAGCTATGGCCCTAGCCAGGCGCTAG